The Panicum hallii strain FIL2 chromosome 5, PHallii_v3.1, whole genome shotgun sequence genome contains the following window.
ATTCGCTTTTTTGCTGTTCCTTCCAACGAATAAATGTATAAAGTATAGGTTCATCTCCTGATGATCCCAGGTATCTCCGTTTTGACGTAGCCTATGCCAAGTGCATGGAAGGAAGCTAAACAGCTCCAGCAGCTAAAAGGAGTGAAAATGGATAGAAGAGAGTACGAAggataagttcataccaaaaggATTTGCATTTTGTGAAAGAAGAGCTAACCGAGAATTGCTCTCGTTGAAGTTGCCCGGCTTTATTTATAGATATTTGTGATCTTTCCATGGGAGAAGCGCTCATTGAGATCCTTCCAAACAGCCTCGGCCCTTTCGTTGTGGATGATACTCTCACACAGGTACCGGGGGTTACAGTATGGTGCGAATCATTACAAGCCTTGGGTACGGGAATTCTACGAGGGATAAAACTCGCAATTGCATTGTCATGATTGAATTCAGCAGTTTAGTTCTTTTTCAAAAGATACCGCTCTAGGAGTAAGCAATGGAGCATGGCCGTGTGAAGCAGACAGCTCTCTCAAGAGTCGCCTATGATTGCTTACACACTCTACATTACACCATAATGGTACTCTCTCCAAAGAAGCAACGGATTGAGCAACTAGCACGAAAGCCATTGCGCTAACGCACATTCTCCACCACATCTTGCAGGTTTGAGACAAAGATTTGACATAGATAATGCTTTCTCGCTTCCCGCCCGCAATGGTTCACTGATCAATACTTCACAAAGTCATCAACATGTGATATGACATAACTAGAAAGAAAATCGTTTGTGGCTGATCTCTCCATCTACTTACTTCTATTGGACCCATAGGACCAGCGCTCACAACAAATCCAATAAGATAAGATCTAATAATGAAACCCGGGAACACTAATTCAAAAACAAAGGGATAGCAATGTTTATAGAAAAAGCAAAACAACACTCAAGAGAAACTCCACCTAGAACATACCAGTCAGCACTTCGTTATTGTCGACCGCGCGGATCATCATAAGCAACAAAGTAGCAAATACGCATCGGTATCATATAAAGAGGATTTTCAACAGGCTCCATAAGAACATTGTTCCTAGGTGCATGACTGTTGTGTTCGGGGAGCTCCTTCTTGCTAAGAGTGCCAGTGGATTCTCCTCCTATTCCTCGACTCTTTATTAAGGAGACTGACCGGTAATCTCGCTTCTTTTATCACCAGCCTGACCATGATCCGAGTTGTTACCAAATGTGATAGAATTGTCATGATTGAAGAATAATTTTGGCGCTTGATATAAGTGGTTATCCTTCCACAGAAGGAATGGCTTATCTAGGAGCACACCAACGTTCCCGTATAGACGCGCACATGTCTGCTGGGTTTATTTTGGTAACCTTTTGAGAACTGAAATATCGAAACTGCTTTGATTTTAGGAACTGCTGCTGGTGGTTGAAATGAACTCTGCAATCCAAGACAGATGGTATCATGAATTGGTCAAGATCACTAGGAAAGCAACCATGTTGAATCTTCGACTATAAGCCAAAGAGGCTTCCAAGACAAAACGCAGAGTGGCCAAGACGCACGTTCAAGCTGAGCTCAATCATTAATATTTAAATAGCACAACACACTGCTCCCAGTCGCACATCCCCTGATCCCACCCGACCTGGCGACCTCTGCTTTCTGCTTGCTTACACCACTGCGGCAAGAAGCTAATGGCGACTCGAGCTCTGCTGGCGCTGCGGGAGGCCTCCCCGTGgtgggccctggccggcgcggcggcggccgcagcgcTGCTATGGCTGGTGGTCTGGACGCTGGAGTGGGCCTGGTGGACGCCGCGGCGACTCGACCGGGCCCTCCGGGCGCAGGGCCTCAGGGGCACCAGGTACCGCCTCTTCACCGGCGACGTGAGGGAGAACGCCCGGCGCAACCGAGAGGCGCGGACGAAGCCGCTGCCGCTCGGCTGCCACGACATCATCCCCCGCGTGCTGCCCATGGTCCACGACCTCGTAAAGGAGAACGGTAATTTCTATGTGCTCTCATCATTTTCCTCAGTAAAAAAAAAACATTTCAGTTTCAATTTCGTTATGTGGAACATTTATTTCTTTAATCGGGATAACATGATTTGCCTTAAGATATTTTTATGATACAGCAGTTACATCAGAAGTTGAGAACGTTTGGTCGGCGAATTTGCCAACAATCATTTAGGTAGCATGCGCAAAATAGCTTTATACGCCCGATGACAAGATTTACACTGCAATCACTTCCCTTCTGAAAGAAGACAGGTGTATATGTAACAATGGGATACTTGTGTTGTGTGCGTGTATTTGACAGGAACAACTATCAAACTAGAGAACGCCTTTGAATAAGATTTCCCGATTGACAGTCAGtttctttccccttttctctAGAAACCAGAAGGGCTGTGGGCTGTGGCAGCCATAGTCTCAGAAAATGATTTCGATGCAGTTTGTTGGTCTTCTTACTTATGAGGTTAATTCAAACCTCAAATGCAGGGAAATTGTCATTCTCTTGGTTTGGCCCAACGCCAAGGATGATGATTCCTTACCCGGAGTTAGTGAGAGAGATTTTGTCTAACAAGTTTGGACACTTTGGCAAACCGAAGACAACTCGTGTCGGGAAGTTGATATCCAACGGGCTTTTTAATCATGAAGGAGAGAAATGGGCAAAGCACAGGAGGATCCTCAATCCTGCTTTTCACCAAGAGAAAATAAAGGTTCTTTGAATTTTACTCTCGTGGCTCTATTTTCTCAGTTTTGCAAGTCACATATTGGATGATATCTGTACTAACAATGATGTGTCATTCACAGCGGATGTTACCAGTATTTTCTACCTGTTGTGTCGAAATGATTACAAGATGGGAAAATTCAATGTTGCATGAGGGGTCTTCTGAGATTGATGTCTGGCCTGAGTTCCAGAATCTTACTGGAGATGTCATCTCAAGAACCGCGTTTGGTAGCAGCTATCAGGAGGGTAGGAGAATTTTCCAGCTGCAAGAAGAGCTAGCTGAACGCCTTATACAATCTTTTCAGACAATATTTATCCCAGGCTATTGGTTTGTCCTTTCCCCTCCAACAGTAGCAAAACTTTTGTTCATGAGAAGTAAATTGCATAGCTGGGCATTAGTCAGACATCTACATGTTCCTGCAAAAAGTTCTATTTGTTACTCCTATCCATATTTCAATGACCCCATACGGGTTCCAGTATAGGAAGAGATACAGAAAATAGCTTTCTCCATTCAAGAatatttttttttgaaggaAACAGGAGGGGCACACCCCTACTGGATAAATATATTAAAAAGATGGAAAAGACTTTTACAAAGAGAGCAAGAAAACAAAATAGAGAACTAGCAAAGCCCAACAAAGAAACTAAAAAGAGAAGGAGGAAGGGGAATCCTAGCTAGCAAAAGGGATTACAAAGAATTAAGCCACTCCTCCATGACCGGGACCAGACTTTGTTTAGCTCTAAGGATAACCAAGGAAAATTCTGCTTTAAAACGTCTCTTGAAACTGTCCACTAATTGATCAATACTATTGAAGATCCAGTCACTTCTGGTGGTCCAGATACTCCAGATCATCAGAACAATGACTTCCATGGAGAATGGATATTTTGAACAATATCAACTTTTTCACTCCTATGATTCGTTGGTCTAAGGGAGTTGGGAGATAAATGACTAGGCAAAGTAATGCGTCAACAAGCAAGAATATTTCTTATTATACTTATAATGCTATTGAACATATGCAGGTTCTTGCTCACCAAAAATAACAGAAGGATGAGACAAATTGATCGGGAGATCTGCAAACTTCTACGTGGAATAattgagaaaagagagaaggcTATTGAAAATGGCGAAACTAATAGCGATGACTTACTTGGCTTATTGGTAGAGTCAAACATGAGAGAATCAAATGGAAAAGTGAATCTTGGAATGTCTACAGAAGATATAATTGAGGAATGCAAGCTATTTTACTTCGCAGGTATGGAGACAACATCAGTCCTGCTAACTTGGACTATAATTGTGCTAAGCATGCACCCAGAATGGCAAGAGCTGGCAAGAGAAGAAGTGTTGAATCACTTTGGAAGAGCTAGACCAGATTTTGATAGGTTGAGCCGCCTGAAGATTGTAAGTATGCGATCAATGCACTTTTATCATGAAATGCACAAAGTTTAGGCCATTCAAGACATTAGTAAATTTCATTACTTGGTTAGAGTGAAGCAAAGTAATAGAAGGATTTGATTATAGTTTTGAAATGCTTTCTTTTCCATTCATTGAACTAATGATCATCATCACGTGATTCTGTGGAAAATTACTGGTTTAATATTACGAGGGCTTACATTTTAGCAATGATAACATTAGCACCTAGCTTCTTTCAAAAAACTATAACAGTAGTACCTTGAATCCATGGCTGACTAAGTGAATAGACTGAGAATGCTGGAGCAGACCTAAACATGATCTTGAAGGAACCTTTCAGAGGAAAAACAGGGTACCTGTTGTTTTTCGTACTATATATTTGGATTAGTGATCTTTACCTTCAGATTTGCTTTTGCAGGTAACAATGATTCTATACGAGGTCCTTAGGTTGTACCCACCAGTAATCTTCCTAAACAGAAGAACGTACAAGGAAATGGAGCTCGGTGGCATCAAATACCCTGCTGGAGTCAACCTTCTGCTGCCCCTTCTGTTCATTCACCATGATCCCACCATCTGGGGAAAAGATGCAAGCGAGTTCAATCCGGAGAGGTTTTCCGAGGGCATCTCTAATGCCACCAAGTACCAGACTGCCTTCTTTCCATTCGGATGGGGACCCAGGATCTGCATCGGCCAAAATTTTGCATTACTTGAAGCGAAAATGGCGCTGTGCACCATCCTCCAGCGCTTCTCCTTTGAGCTCTCGCCGTCCTACACCCACGCACCATACACCGTGATAACCCTGCACCCTGAGCACGGTGCTCAGGTCAAGCTGAAGAAGCTCTGATCATGATGACTATGCTGAGCTGTGAAACAACTATACCTATGATTAAATATGTAGTTTAAAGCTTAATAAACAGAATTTGTATGATTGTGTGAACATACAAAATGTTCAACGGGAAAGTATAGCTCACCACTGATTGTGCCTATTTGTGAGGTGGTAACCTGGCTACGCTCTACCTGTGATCATTGAATTTTCAAGTCTAATGCTCTTTGAGCTTTTTGTGAGACGAATACAATTGGACCTTACACACGTTTCCATGTAGCTGCTATTGTTCACTGGCTGCAGGACTTCATCTTCTGCAGGTACGGCCTAGCTTGACTTGACCGATTCTGACCTATATGAACTGCATATGAATGTAAGTAGTAGCTAGTTACACTTCTCTACAAAAGGCTAGCAGGCCTGAAGGTGTACGATGCTATGGCTTTTGAGAAAGC
Protein-coding sequences here:
- the LOC112891634 gene encoding cytochrome P450 72A15-like, which gives rise to MATRALLALREASPWWALAGAAAAAALLWLVVWTLEWAWWTPRRLDRALRAQGLRGTRYRLFTGDVRENARRNREARTKPLPLGCHDIIPRVLPMVHDLVKENGKLSFSWFGPTPRMMIPYPELVREILSNKFGHFGKPKTTRVGKLISNGLFNHEGEKWAKHRRILNPAFHQEKIKRMLPVFSTCCVEMITRWENSMLHEGSSEIDVWPEFQNLTGDVISRTAFGSSYQEGRRIFQLQEELAERLIQSFQTIFIPGYWFLLTKNNRRMRQIDREICKLLRGIIEKREKAIENGETNSDDLLGLLVESNMRESNGKVNLGMSTEDIIEECKLFYFAGMETTSVLLTWTIIVLSMHPEWQELAREEVLNHFGRARPDFDRLSRLKIVTMILYEVLRLYPPVIFLNRRTYKEMELGGIKYPAGVNLLLPLLFIHHDPTIWGKDASEFNPERFSEGISNATKYQTAFFPFGWGPRICIGQNFALLEAKMALCTILQRFSFELSPSYTHAPYTVITLHPEHGAQVKLKKL